In a single window of the Acyrthosiphon pisum isolate AL4f chromosome X, pea_aphid_22Mar2018_4r6ur, whole genome shotgun sequence genome:
- the LOC100164705 gene encoding MPN domain-containing protein isoform X2, whose amino-acid sequence MGDLLPDGKIRSVETLNEFASPSAWAYNCKSIINKIKKAGCGWSSIRYKGKKLDAYKHAYFRKRESSNLEHNIVPVEDAESDVAYAIQNEVIPSTPPTESHVAKEPIKFSEIRSRSSNQNLNTLVECTDWSYINKVQPFHVNISANAKLLLDFHCHLMSSEVVGYLAGNWDFPTQTLTVKNAYPFRSRLHDAELTSLIEEEIRNTFTAKNMVLVGWYHSHPETIATPTLRDIEAQLDYEVQIKGPTVESYIPCVGIICSPYDKGKSTLDSTITCYWVLPSFENEIHDYGRPMNMHFTTKPEKSLTLDIVMALKKCVDFNKYEPDVINFKDKYKNDVTYLEKLKISLMDKFPKDDTIHRFLWNFLSEIVCIGSSGDTAKNNLQNLIAVISSRQLLLSTSSFQTPNALVEHLESYLKSCNANSLTLEDVPTTSDGSNITSASIASSLFNDLDFSKAMSLIGLSPSRYQTDPLK is encoded by the exons attcgATATAAAGGAAAGAAATTGGATGCATATAAGCATGCATATTTTAGAAAAAGAGAATCTTCAAATTTAGAGCACAATATAGTTCCag TTGAAGATGCAGAATCTGATGTCGCATATGCAATTCAAAATGAAGTTATACCATCAACTCCACCAACTGAGTCACATGTTGCAAAAGAACCTATAAAATTTAGTGAAATTCGTTCGAGATCTAGTAATCA AAATCTCAATACATTAGTGGAATGTACAGATTGGtcctatattaataaagttcaaCCATTTCATGTGAATATATCAGCAAACGCAAAATTATTACTAGATTTTCACTGTCATCTGATGAGTTCAGAAGTCGTTGGGTATCTTGCTGGAAATTGGGATTTTCCGACACaaa CACTGACTGTGAAAAACGCATACCCATTCAGAAGTCGTCTACATGATGCTGAACTCACGTCATTGATCGAAGAAGAAATACGAAACACTTTTACAGCTAAAAACATGGTACTAGTTGGATGGTATCATTCGCATCCTGAAACAATCGCTACACCCACATTAAGAGATATCGAAGCCCAACTTGATTATGAAGTACAAATAAAAGGACCAACCGTCGAATCGTACATTCCATGTGTCGGAATCATTTGtt ctCCTTACGACAAAGGCAAATCGACCCTTGATTCAACTATCACGTGTTATTGGGTACTGCCATcgtttgaaaatgaaatacacGATTATGGACGTCCAATGAACATGCATTTTACCACTAAACCAGAAAAATCATTAACACTAGATATTGTTATGGCATTA aaaaaatgtgttgatttcaataaatatgaaccggatgtaattaattttaaagacaaatacaaaaatgatgTGACTTATTTGGAAAAACTTAag ATTTCCTTGATGGATAAATTTCCAAAAGATGATACAATACACAGATTTTTATGGAATTTCCTAAGTGAAATAGTTTGTATTGGAAGTTCAGGCGATACTgccaaaaataatttgcaaaatttgATTGCTGTCATTTCATCACGTCAACTCTTACTGTCAacatcaagttttcaaacaccTAATGCTTTGGTTGAACATTTAGAGTCTTATTTGAAATCATGTAATGCTAACAGTTTGACGTTAGAAGATGTTCCTACAACTAGTGATGGGTCAAATATAACCTCAGCGAGTATTGCCAGTTCTCTATTTAACGATTTAGACTTTTCTAAAGCAATGTCTTTGATAGGGCTATCTCCGTCACGGTATCAAACAGATCCTTTGAAATAG